A genomic window from Centroberyx gerrardi isolate f3 chromosome 14, fCenGer3.hap1.cur.20231027, whole genome shotgun sequence includes:
- the LOC139915373 gene encoding B-type lectin plumieribetin-like: MSKSSISTNQELRKGDYLLSDDEKYKAIFQEDGNFAIYKGGSCTWKADTASSQPFRILLQKDNNLVMYTRGDNTFWETATAGTTQSERMRLTLTNQGHLVLDNNGQTIWTSANSCGNKH, translated from the exons ATGAGTAAGAGCTCCATCAGCACCAACCAGGAACTTCGTAAGGGGGATTACCTCCTCAGTGACGATGAGAAATACAAAGCCATCTTCCAG GAAGACGGCAACTTCGCCATCTACAAGGGTGGGTCTTGCACCTGGAAGGCGGATACTGCCTCTTCCCAGCCGTTCCGAATCCTTCTGCAGAAGGATAACAACCTGGTTATGTACACCAGAGGAGATAATACATTCTGGGAGACTGCCACCGCCGGCACCACTCAGAGTGAGAGGATGCGCCTGACCCTGACTAACCAAGGTCACCTGGTTCTTGACAACAATGGTCAGACAATTTGGACCTCTGCAAATTCTTGTGGTAATAAACACTAA
- the LOC139916118 gene encoding B-type lectin plumieribetin-like yields the protein MSKSFISADQELRKGDYLLSNDENYKAIFQDDGNFVIYKWSPTWASDTVSPEPFRILLQQDNNLVMYTRGDKPLWSTGTYTNSKNNRMRLTLTDQGHLVLDNNGQTIWTSAKSHGIKL from the exons ATGAGTAAGAGCTTCATCAGCGCCGACCAGGAACTTCGTAAGGGGGATTACCTCCTCAGTAACGATGAGAACTACAAAGCCATCTTCCAG GACGACGGCAACTTTGTCATCTACAAGTGGTCTCCCACCTGGGCGTCAGATACTGTCTCTCCTGAGCCGTTCCGAATCCTTCTGCAGCAGGATAACAACCTGGTTATGTACACCAGAGGAGATAAGCCACTCTGGAGCACTGGCACCTACACCAACAGTAAGAATAACAGGATGCGTCTGACCCTGACTGACCAAGGTCACCTGGTTCTTGACAACAATGGTCAGACAATTTGGACCTCTGCAAAGTCTCATGGTATTAAACTCTAG